A part of Cystobacter ferrugineus genomic DNA contains:
- a CDS encoding DotU family type IV/VI secretion system protein, whose translation MKLEHWQIVLQSYRQVRLVLDRSLPPEPADGEPNPQVRVGAQGLELVHQQLMAEVKGLEQALGSAYREEEIKEALRPFVYLIDERVLRRLSDAEDAQWSLLQAKEYKTDAGGDHFYELADEKLAQRVASPLVFEMLHFCLTAGFEGRYTGNKARLREYKERLAARIAKPEAQPVPPPAVGQAPLVHAFPVRYYLVSAAVVVTLPVLLWWLSR comes from the coding sequence ATGAAACTCGAGCATTGGCAGATCGTCCTCCAGTCCTACCGGCAGGTGCGTCTGGTGTTGGATCGGTCCCTGCCGCCGGAGCCCGCCGACGGTGAGCCCAATCCCCAGGTCCGCGTGGGGGCCCAGGGGCTGGAGCTCGTCCACCAGCAACTGATGGCGGAGGTGAAGGGCCTCGAGCAGGCGCTGGGCAGCGCGTACCGGGAGGAGGAAATCAAGGAGGCGCTGCGGCCCTTCGTCTACTTGATAGACGAGCGGGTGCTGCGCCGGCTCTCGGACGCCGAGGACGCCCAATGGAGCCTGCTCCAAGCCAAGGAGTACAAGACCGATGCGGGTGGTGATCACTTCTACGAGCTGGCCGACGAGAAGCTCGCCCAGCGGGTGGCCTCGCCGCTGGTCTTCGAGATGCTGCACTTCTGCCTCACCGCCGGCTTCGAGGGCCGCTACACGGGCAACAAGGCACGGCTGCGCGAGTACAAGGAGCGGCTGGCGGCGCGGATCGCCAAACCCGAGGCCCAGCCTGTTCCCCCTCCTGCCGTCGGACAGGCCCCTCTCGTCCACGCCTTCCCGGTGCGCTACTACCTCGTGTCCGCGGCCGTGGTGGTGACACTCCCGGTCTTGCTCTGGTGGTTGTCGAGATGA
- the tssC gene encoding type VI secretion system contractile sheath large subunit → MAEKNYLNELFKVRGFDVPLNANPMIGTGLVPITADESQVGGEERFMSAVAALLQNVEPIQDDVGQVRFDKGEVMKAIARIDDLIETQVNEILHHEKFQKMESAWRGLEDLIGHTNFQADITIDILDVDKEELAEDFEKNSSSIFSSALFDKIYIKEYDQFGGKPYGVMLGLYEFSATRADITWLERMAKVANAAHCPFIASASYKFFDCDSIEQLESLKNLDGVLNHPRYGKWMELRDKEEAAYIGLTLPRYVVRQPWDPDTNPCDVLNFKEDAQGDSKKYLWGSAALLMGRNLVKAFEQSGWCQSIRGPKGGGLVTGLPVDTFTLRGQKMIQAPVEIAIPDYREYEFARNGFIPLVYRKGSSEATFFSTQSIKRAQKFKDAKDSENSQLVTNLAYTFSITRLAHYVKSIMRDNIGSTADAGYVQRQIDSWLSGYVTTVVNPDDLTLRRFPFKATNVMVESRPGEIGWYDCKIAVLPHIQFEGLNAELMLESRLG, encoded by the coding sequence ATGGCCGAAAAAAATTATCTCAACGAGCTGTTCAAGGTCCGCGGGTTCGACGTCCCCCTGAATGCCAACCCGATGATCGGCACCGGTCTGGTGCCCATCACCGCGGACGAGTCGCAGGTGGGGGGCGAGGAGCGCTTCATGTCCGCCGTGGCGGCGCTGCTCCAGAACGTCGAGCCCATCCAGGACGACGTGGGGCAGGTGCGCTTCGACAAGGGCGAGGTGATGAAGGCCATCGCCCGCATCGATGATCTCATCGAGACGCAGGTCAACGAGATCCTCCACCACGAGAAGTTCCAGAAGATGGAGTCCGCGTGGCGCGGGCTGGAGGATCTCATCGGCCACACCAACTTCCAGGCCGACATCACCATCGACATCCTGGACGTGGACAAGGAGGAGCTGGCCGAGGACTTCGAGAAGAACTCGAGCAGCATCTTCTCCAGCGCCCTGTTCGACAAGATCTACATCAAGGAGTACGACCAGTTCGGTGGCAAGCCGTACGGGGTGATGCTGGGCCTGTACGAGTTCAGCGCCACGCGCGCGGACATCACCTGGCTGGAGCGCATGGCGAAGGTGGCCAACGCCGCGCACTGCCCGTTCATCGCCTCGGCGAGCTACAAGTTCTTCGACTGCGACAGCATCGAGCAGCTCGAGTCGCTCAAGAACCTGGACGGCGTGCTCAACCACCCGCGCTACGGCAAGTGGATGGAGCTGCGCGACAAGGAAGAGGCCGCGTACATCGGCCTGACGCTGCCGCGCTACGTGGTGCGCCAGCCGTGGGATCCGGACACCAACCCGTGCGACGTGCTCAACTTCAAGGAGGACGCCCAGGGTGACTCGAAGAAGTACCTGTGGGGCAGCGCCGCGCTGCTGATGGGGCGCAACCTGGTGAAGGCCTTCGAGCAGTCCGGCTGGTGCCAGTCCATCCGCGGCCCCAAGGGCGGCGGGCTCGTCACGGGCCTGCCGGTGGACACCTTCACCCTGCGCGGCCAGAAGATGATCCAGGCGCCGGTGGAGATCGCGATTCCGGACTACCGCGAGTACGAGTTCGCCCGCAACGGCTTCATCCCGCTCGTCTACCGCAAGGGCTCCAGCGAGGCGACGTTCTTCAGCACCCAGTCCATCAAGCGCGCCCAGAAGTTCAAGGACGCCAAGGACTCGGAGAACTCGCAGCTCGTCACCAACCTGGCCTACACCTTCTCCATCACCCGGCTCGCGCACTACGTGAAGAGCATCATGCGCGACAACATCGGCAGCACCGCCGACGCCGGCTACGTGCAGCGGCAGATCGACTCGTGGCTGTCGGGGTACGTCACCACGGTGGTCAACCCGGATGATCTCACGCTTCGCCGCTTCCCTTTCAAGGCCACCAATGTGATGGTGGAGTCCCGGCCTGGGGAGATCGGCTGGTATGACTGCAAGATCGCCGTCTTGCCGCACATCCAGTTCGAGGGCCTCAACGCGGAGCTGATGCTGGAGTCCCGCCTGGGATGA
- a CDS encoding GPW/gp25 family protein translates to MSRPSFLDKFTGAGPRAPGRQGELERVRLNLESVLNTKEGYGYFVEGFGLGRYTEKFGTQDLMKTLTGELLHSIQTHEPRLQDVELKLRGRDSGLWLHFVLTATLLGAPCTLRLLFHTVSAQVRVDTDEER, encoded by the coding sequence ATGAGCCGTCCCTCCTTCCTCGACAAGTTCACCGGTGCCGGGCCGCGCGCGCCGGGCCGTCAGGGCGAGCTGGAGCGGGTGCGGCTCAACCTCGAGTCCGTGCTCAACACCAAGGAGGGCTACGGCTACTTCGTCGAGGGCTTCGGCCTGGGGCGCTATACGGAGAAGTTCGGCACCCAGGACTTGATGAAGACGCTCACGGGCGAGCTGTTGCACTCCATCCAGACGCACGAGCCGCGCCTGCAGGACGTGGAGCTGAAGCTGCGCGGCCGGGACTCGGGATTGTGGCTGCACTTCGTGCTGACCGCTACACTGCTCGGCGCCCCGTGCACGCTGCGGCTGCTCTTCCATACCGTGAGCGCCCAGGTGCGCGTGGATACGGATGAGGAGCGATGA
- the tssK gene encoding type VI secretion system baseplate subunit TssK has product MQRHKLARVRWQVGQTLLPEHFRAQDEALSAEARLHGELSGLPQVGIASLVWSEAMLAEGSLSLPSLTAILPGGFLVDVPGNAAEPSFSLEATGRAEVTVYLHLMDETRGTEGVPLYADSPPTVQRMLQRLQLSSEPAVDRARSTLELMTFSKSLQGAWSPSPRKVPPLLLVGPNPFLDVFLQELDSLLEKAHGQLRTLLLDSYQRAERLASARRTLLEVRRLQALRADMRNNVFPHPYRFFEALRQFYFEVSCFLELVPDDTLPTYVHNDPGAGLWGWMELFNRAFRPEDTRLTYKPFESREGQFVLAPLPKLEEGVASELYLLVRNEDPGRPATLEGVKLASPSRLPAVRRLALRGIPLEHVPHPAFPHAFGPEISWYKLSLGEEWQYAVRDNGMAFYITPALQGTQVFLFWRKAG; this is encoded by the coding sequence ATGCAGCGTCACAAGCTCGCGCGGGTCCGCTGGCAGGTTGGCCAGACGCTCCTTCCCGAGCACTTCCGCGCCCAGGACGAAGCCCTTTCGGCCGAGGCGCGGCTGCATGGCGAGCTGTCCGGGCTGCCCCAGGTCGGTATCGCCTCGCTCGTCTGGAGCGAGGCCATGCTGGCCGAGGGCAGTTTGTCCCTGCCTTCGTTGACCGCCATCCTGCCGGGAGGCTTCCTGGTGGATGTGCCGGGAAACGCCGCCGAGCCCTCGTTCTCGCTCGAGGCCACGGGCAGGGCCGAAGTCACCGTCTACCTCCACCTCATGGATGAGACGCGGGGCACCGAGGGGGTGCCACTCTACGCGGACTCGCCGCCCACCGTGCAGCGCATGCTGCAGCGCTTGCAGCTCTCCAGCGAGCCGGCCGTGGACCGGGCGCGCTCGACGCTGGAGTTGATGACGTTCTCCAAGAGCCTGCAGGGCGCGTGGAGCCCGTCGCCCCGCAAGGTGCCGCCCCTGCTGCTGGTGGGGCCCAATCCCTTCCTCGACGTGTTCCTCCAGGAGCTGGACTCGTTGCTGGAGAAGGCCCACGGGCAGCTGCGCACGCTGCTGCTGGACAGCTACCAGCGCGCCGAGCGGCTCGCCAGTGCTCGCCGGACGCTGCTCGAGGTGCGCCGCCTGCAGGCGCTGCGCGCCGACATGCGCAACAACGTCTTTCCCCACCCGTACCGCTTCTTCGAGGCCCTGCGGCAGTTCTACTTCGAGGTGAGCTGCTTCCTCGAGCTGGTGCCGGACGACACCCTGCCCACCTACGTCCACAATGATCCGGGCGCGGGGCTCTGGGGGTGGATGGAGCTGTTCAACCGGGCCTTCCGTCCCGAGGACACGCGGCTCACCTACAAGCCCTTCGAGTCGCGCGAGGGCCAGTTCGTCCTCGCGCCCCTGCCCAAGCTGGAGGAGGGGGTGGCGAGCGAGCTCTACCTGCTGGTGCGCAACGAGGATCCCGGCCGGCCCGCGACCCTCGAGGGGGTGAAGCTGGCGAGCCCCTCGCGCCTGCCCGCGGTGCGCCGCCTGGCGCTCCGGGGAATTCCCCTGGAGCACGTGCCGCACCCCGCCTTCCCCCACGCCTTCGGTCCGGAGATCTCCTGGTACAAGCTGTCGCTGGGCGAGGAGTGGCAGTACGCCGTGCGCGACAATGGCATGGCCTTCTACATCACCCCCGCGCTGCAGGGCACCCAGGTCTTCCTCTTCTGGCGCAAGGCGGGGTGA
- a CDS encoding type VI secretion system baseplate subunit TssF, producing MSDSSDRIYLEYLNELDALERFRQRFLTAYPTVPLDREDPHVRRLVESMAFFSVQTRAATQHNVRSTWLRLFSAFFDFLLQPLPAVAMVQALPGDKMTETVVLSRGTELRLSPAHGSPGSFRTRRHLRILPIAPAGTDVVRLVDGRYRLILRFESSFARRDPVGMFSLHVRHLDEYRPSLAVFHALRQHLKQVSVVYDTPASETTQGTPCEFFLGDSPAELDDAGAYEHPLHRVRAFFQMPEQGLFLHVSVPSHRKEWSRFSLCLDLDKSWSVGRSTHPDFLVPFVVPVENLKAEPAQPLIADGTRSEYPIRGMTAGKDLRLHSVTGVYTLGRSGRVPMRPAFLPGEGPSYELDESLDAEMRPRHSLLVSLPEAFAEPQKLLVEALWHQPGFITEAVGRVGISIPGRHVEGLDWRLVGRLEAHRDSTLRHDVAGLTRLLAWKVKSTLDRNELAALLNYLGTPVDEPFNRVLPWVRELKATVAPDGALRGSGLLHVYDMLLEPFDSSAEPLVACFLEQIQRLLEAWNGEASVVLRSSIAGAGAFPVKTSS from the coding sequence GTGAGTGACTCGTCGGACCGGATCTACCTGGAGTACCTCAATGAGCTGGATGCGCTCGAGCGCTTCCGGCAGCGCTTCCTGACGGCCTACCCCACGGTGCCCCTGGACCGGGAGGATCCGCACGTGCGGCGCCTCGTGGAGTCCATGGCCTTCTTCTCCGTGCAGACGCGCGCGGCCACGCAGCACAACGTGCGCTCCACCTGGCTGCGGCTCTTCTCCGCCTTCTTCGACTTCCTGCTCCAGCCCCTGCCCGCGGTGGCCATGGTGCAGGCGTTGCCGGGGGACAAGATGACGGAGACGGTGGTGCTGTCGCGGGGCACCGAGCTGCGGCTGTCGCCCGCCCATGGCTCGCCCGGCAGCTTCCGCACCCGGCGCCACCTGCGCATCCTTCCCATCGCCCCGGCGGGCACGGACGTGGTGCGGCTGGTGGATGGGCGCTACCGGCTCATCCTGCGCTTCGAGTCCAGCTTCGCCCGGAGAGATCCCGTGGGCATGTTCAGTCTGCACGTGCGCCACCTGGACGAGTACCGCCCCTCGCTCGCCGTCTTCCACGCGCTGCGCCAGCACCTCAAGCAGGTGTCGGTGGTCTACGACACCCCCGCCAGCGAGACGACCCAGGGCACCCCGTGCGAGTTCTTCCTCGGCGACTCTCCGGCCGAGCTGGACGACGCGGGCGCCTACGAGCACCCGTTGCACCGCGTGCGCGCCTTCTTCCAGATGCCCGAGCAGGGGCTCTTCCTCCACGTTTCCGTGCCCTCGCACCGCAAGGAGTGGAGCCGCTTCAGCCTGTGCCTGGACCTGGACAAGTCCTGGTCCGTGGGCCGCTCGACCCACCCGGACTTCCTCGTGCCCTTCGTCGTGCCGGTGGAGAACCTCAAGGCCGAGCCCGCCCAGCCCCTCATCGCCGATGGCACCCGCTCCGAGTACCCCATCCGCGGCATGACGGCCGGCAAGGACTTGCGGCTGCACTCGGTCACCGGCGTGTACACCCTGGGCCGCTCGGGGCGCGTGCCCATGCGTCCCGCCTTCCTCCCGGGCGAGGGGCCAAGCTACGAGCTGGATGAGTCCCTGGACGCGGAAATGCGTCCACGTCACAGTCTGCTCGTGTCCCTGCCCGAGGCCTTCGCCGAACCCCAGAAATTGTTGGTGGAAGCCCTCTGGCACCAACCTGGCTTCATCACCGAGGCCGTCGGCCGTGTCGGCATCTCCATCCCGGGCCGGCATGTGGAGGGGTTGGATTGGCGGCTGGTGGGCCGGCTCGAGGCCCACCGCGATAGCACGCTGCGCCATGACGTGGCGGGGCTGACCCGCCTGCTCGCGTGGAAGGTCAAGTCGACCCTGGATCGCAACGAGCTGGCCGCGTTGCTCAACTACCTGGGCACTCCCGTCGACGAGCCCTTCAACCGCGTGTTGCCCTGGGTGCGCGAGCTCAAGGCCACGGTGGCTCCGGACGGAGCCTTGCGCGGCTCGGGCCTGCTCCACGTCTACGACATGCTCCTGGAGCCCTTCGACTCCAGCGCCGAGCCGCTCGTGGCCTGCTTCCTCGAGCAGATCCAACGCCTGCTGGAGGCCTGGAACGGTGAGGCCTCCGTGGTGCTGCGCTCGTCGATCGCGGGCGCGGGCGCCTTCCCGGTGAAGACTTCGTCATGA